The stretch of DNA CGAAAGGCTTTCGGTCGTTTGCAATTCCAGCTCCGACTACGAGTTTTGTTTGATCATACCTCGGAATATCCACGATTCCCCCTTGGGGGATTCTGAACATTTCATAAGAATCTTTTTCGCGCTTCGAGATGAGTATATCGAAACGGAGAATTTCCAGGTTTTTATCGGTTTGGAATAATACCTTATCGCCGGTAACGGAATATAGTTTCAGACCTTCCCCTTCTCGATTGAAATTGTATTTATCGGAAGGGATACTCGAAAATCGAATTTCCTGGCGATTGCCGAGTTCTATTTGACTCTCTTCCACTTGCTCCCAATAAATATGAAATATTCCTTCTTCATAATATATTTTTCTCGAAAACCTTCTGAAAATTTCTTTTTCCACCACTTCTTCGAAAGATTCCCCTAAATTAGGTTGTTTGGATGGACCGTCCAAGATTTGTTTCCATCTATTTTTAGAAACGTTTCTTTCGACCATATTTCGCACCGGAAGAGAAAGACCGGGAATCGAAAATTTTAGAATTCGTTCATCGAGCGAATTAAGAATCGAGTTTAAAAAAGGACCGTGGATCAACGGAAGAATTTCTATCGAGAAAATTCTATCCCGTAAAAAGGCCGCGAATTCGGGCTCGTGTGCGAATAAGTTGGAAACGATCGTTTGCTCCTCGGCGGGCGAGCCTGCATATAGAATTTTTACCAATCGAAATAGATAGCTTTTACTCTCGGGGTCGAAATATAGGGTTTCGATTTTTCTTGAAACCTCATTTTCATCCAGTTCAGGATTCACTATATCTCGGAGCGATAAGTAACGAGTGGAGTTCATTCTTGTTCTGTTTTGTCTAAAGAGGTGAAACGTATCCGCAGTCCGTTTGACGCCTATCTGAGTCGCTTGTCCTGGCGCTCTTAGAATGGTAATCGGTGGATTTCCTTTGGTTTTGTACGGATTCGAGTCTATCAAAAATAGATTCCCATCGCTGAGCTCTCTCGCTCCCTTAGGGAACTTTCCGTCCTCTTTCCAAAGCCTTCCGTTTTGGTAAGAAAGGTAGGATGGGCTGCGCATGGGTCGACTTTGGTACGTTCTTCTTGCATAGTCGATTTCGTATAAAAAGGAAGGAATTATAGCGGGTTGAGAATAGAGATACGGTAATTCTTCGATCTCAATTACCGGAAAATCGTAAAAAGGAGAAATTTTCGTTTTAACTCTGGCAACCGAATCGGAGTCACAAAGAAAAAAGTGATAATTTATTCCTTCGACGTGAATCATTTGGCCGCAACGTAAGGCAAGAACGGTTCGGGTAGTGCGAAGGCGGTCAGCGATGTACTATCCGATTTCCCATAGATAACATCCCTGTTAGGTCAATATTCCTCTTCCAATAAGTCCGGATGTAAGACCGATAAGCCGGGAGGTTCGAGATTTCTTTTAGAAAGTTTACCCACGAGCTGGCCCTTAAATCTAGTCCAATCGTACGTTTCCTTAAGTTCGGAAATTTCATCGTCGAAACCATACTGAATGAAATCGACGATTTCTTGTTCCGTTAGCCCGGTAACGAGGGAAGTGTCGGTGACCGTTCTCAGGATTTTACGAACATCCCGTTCATTCCAGGCCAGGATCGTAACCAACCTAGCTGTCCATTCGATATGACTCACAAGGATATTCTGCGGGAATTCTCCAGTATTTCAACCGAGAAATATATTCTTTCGGAAAGTTCTAAAGCTTGCGAATCGCTAAAATACTCATATCGTCCTGAATACGACCACCTCCGTATAGGGCGATTTCTTCGAACAGAGTATCGATTAATTTTCTAAGATTTTCTTTCGGTGCAGTTTCTAAAAACTTGTACAAATTCTCTCCGTAAAAGCTGTTTTTCATTCGGCTTTTCTGCTCAAAGAGACCGTCGGTGAAACTGAATAGGACGTCTCCCGACGCCATCCGAAAACTTTTGGACGGCTTTTCCCTGTTGAGCGGGGGATTCATGACGGTGGAGAGGAAGAATCCATCGGTGTCCAGGATTTCGGTAGAATGATCCTCTTTCCGAAAGAGCACGGAACTAGGATGTATTCCCGATTGTAAAAAATTACCGTCGCAATCGGCCCTCATTAGAAGAAACGTGGCGTAAATACTCCGGTGAATCGTCGGAAAGGTCTTCGTTCTTTCTTCCAGGTGTAGATTAATTTCATGAATCACTTCTTCCGGTTTGGTACATGTATGCACTAGGTGCGACATTTGATTCATCACCATCATACTAAATAGGCCCGCTACATAGCCGTGTCCGGAGGTGTCACCGATTCCGAACCAATAGTTTCCGGATTTATCCTTCAAGAAATTATAGAAATCTCCTCCGATAGGATTATAGGTGAGGCAACGCCCGAGAACTTCATAATGTTCATCCTTGAAGTCCAAAGGAAAAACATAATTTTGCATACGGCTATCGCCGCGTCGGAACCGCTTAATGATTTTTCCGTATTCCTGTTCTTCGGGTAGGATTCTTTCCGTTAAGTATAACGCGAAGGCGACGTAATTTAGAAATAAAGTGAATGCCGCAGCCGCGAGAATCAATACGGGCGGTTGAACAAGAAAATTATAATATGAGAATCCTACGATAAAGCAAGCTAACAGGGAAAAATTTAGAACTAGAATGATCCTCCAGGCTCCCTTAAAATATTGCTTGATCGTATACGCTGTTCTCATTTATTTTTAAAATACGCGTGATTTTGGTATTCCTTTTTGGAATAGTTTCTTCGAGAAATTCGGAAAGCCTCGTCTTCCGCGTAAGGAGTCCGGATTCCTTCTGCGACTCCAAAAGGCTTTTCTTTGTAGCCTGTTTCGTAAAGCATCGGAATTATCGTCTCACTTTCCCTGTCGTAATGATAGAGCATTCTATACTCGGACGATACGTTAGACACTCCAGAGGACTGCAAAGGTTTTCCTCTTTCTCCGGTATTTTCCTCGGTTTCGATGCTGGAAGTCGTCAGAAGCACCCAATTTCCCCTGGTTTCGAACGTTCCTTTTCCATCTATCCGAATACGACGAAATTTATTTCCATCCTCAATCTCTCGTATGTAGGTTTTTCGAAATGTTTTATCCTTTTCTGAAAATTCGATAGATTCCGAATGTTTCTCTATGTAGGTCAAGGACGTCAAAGGGGAAAGACCTGGGAGCCTCTTTGAATATGTTCCTGAAAGTATAACGTCGCTTGCGGTTTGTTTGTCGGAAGGTAGTTCCCGGATCCAGGCCGGTGGAAAGCAAGCTGCAAGTAGAATAAGAACGGGTATACCGGATAGAAATCGGAAGATTTTCATCGTACTTACTCTTCTTTGTCACGAATACATTAAGATTACTCGGTAATTTTCTAAACTACCGTTGCGATCGTATACATACTCGAAAAGGCGCTCTATGAGCGCAAACCGAATATCATTAGAATTGGAAGTAGATAAAGTCTCCGCCCCCGTCCCCGAAGATTCCCATTAAAAGAAGAATTACGAAGGAGAAAACGGGTAAAAGCCAGGTGAACTGGGATCGAATTTTATCCCGAATTGCCGGATAGTACTGTACCGCATTCCATAAAAACGCAAGTAAAATGAAAAATAGTAATTCTTCCCAGCGGGCAATTCGTTTTCCTGATAACAAATTCCCGAAACCGACGAAGTACTCTCCGGTCAATCTCAGGGAATCCTTTCCCATGGCCGCCGATCGAAAGAATATTCCGGAAAGGGAGAAAAGGTGCATCGTGAGGACAACCCTCCAGAAACGATGGAATCCTTTCGGTTCCACGGCTGTCTTGGGGTTCTCCGGGGAAACAAGTCTTTCGATTCCTAAGAGAAGTCCTAAATAAGCTCCCCAAAATAAATATCCGAAATTAGCACCGTGCCAAAGCCCTCCTAAGGTCATGGTCAAGAGGGAGTTCAATTGGGTTCGCCAAACTCCGCCGCGGCTTCCGCCTAACGGAATATATAAATAATCTTTTAACCATGTTGATAATGTAACATGCCATCTTCCCCAAAACTCGCGAAAGGAAGGGGAGAGAAAGGGACCCCGGAAGTTTTCGGGAATATCATAGCCGAGTAAGAAGGCAGAGCCTCGGGCGATATCGGTATATCCGCTGAAATCGCAATAAACCTGGCTCGCGAACGCGAATAGAACCAGATAAAGCGAGCTCGCATTATATTCCGCAGGATGAGCATAAATCGGATTAACGATACCTGAAATATTATCCGCTATCACCACTTTCTTGAATAACCCGGATAGGATTAAGAAAACGCCCCACTTAATTCGATCGAAATCGATCCAGGGCTTGTCCAGTTTAGGAAGAAAATCAGTGGTCCTCATGATCGGACCGGCGATTAATTGGGGAAAGAATAGAATAAATAGAAAATAGTCGAGAGAGCTAATACGCTCGGGCACATGATCTCTATGAATATCCACCTGCAATGCGATCAGTTGGAAAGTGTAAAAGCTGATCGCTAATGGAAGAGGGATATTGATTCCTTTTCCGAAATCGGAAAAAGAATGGCCTCCTCCGACTAAATCCAGCGTGTCCAATACAAAGTAAAAATACTTAAAGAAAGCAAGATTCAAAAAGTTTAATACGATAATCCAAGTCAAAAGCTGCGTCGTCGGTAAGCCTGCGGATTTCTTTTCCCAGAGCTTTAGGGAAAAGAAAAAATTCACGCCGATGACGGTTAGAAAATGAATCGAAAACGCTAGACCGGAATAGAAATAGAAAAGTAAGGAGGATACTAAAAGAAGGTATTTTTTCCATTTTTGTGGAAAGGACCAATATAGTAAAAAAGTTATCGAAAAGAGAGCAAGATAAGGGAGTGAATTAAATAGCATGCTTTAGGCTTTACCGCAATTCCCTCAAGGGGCAAACAGATATAAAAAACGGACCTTACTGACTCCAAATCCGACTCTTTCTAACAGGGTCGGATTCTCCGGAGAAACTCCTTGGATATGATACACCGTCTCGGGCTTTTCCTTAGCGTAGGAATAAAATACGACCCGGGGATTGGTATTTCCGGGACTCATTACGTAACCGGGAAGGCGAGTTGCCGCGGCCACGGCATCTTCAAAGTAGCCGATACTATCTATCAAGCCGTGGCGGATCGCCTGAGGTGCCGTGAAGATTCTTCCGTCGGCTAATTTCTTTAGATCGGATTCCTTCACCTTTGGCCTACCGATTTTAACCACGTCAAAGAAACGGTCGAAAAGATTATCCACGACGCTTTGTAAAAGTTTCCTTTGCTCTGGGGTCAATTCTTCCAGAGGCGAGCCGACGGCTTTATTTTCGCCGGAGCGGATCGACTGATCTTTTATTCCTATTTTATCCAGACCTTCCTTGACGTTGATTCCCTGCATTATGACTCCGATCGAGCCTGTCACCGTGGTTGGATGGGCCATTAGATAATCGCTAGACATGGAAATATAATAGGCTCCGGACGCAGCAGTATCCATAAATAACGCCAGCACCGGAATTCGTTTCTTTTTCTTAAATTCTAGAACTTCCCGGTAGATAATATCGCTGGCAGTAACCGTTCCTCCTGGGGAATTGATTTTTAGGATCACGGCCTTTACGTTACCGTCCTCCATTGCATAATGGAGTTGGAGTTTGACTGCGGCCAGGACCGAATCCTTTTCACCGGACAGGAAAGAGCCTTCTCTCGAATTGTCGGAAATGATTCCTTCGATCGGTATAACGAGAATCTTATCCTTATCTCGACCGGAGACAGTTTTTTCGACCGGGATCAATTGTCGCGGATTCGGAAGAGAGATGCATGTAAAGGAAAAGATCGTGCTAAGAATCAAAGAAATTTTTAAAAGGACTCTAACTGTGGTCATTGCGAACCTCAAGATACCCATTCTGAAAGACAAGACAGTATCATCAATTCCTTTCCAAATCTAGGAACTTCGCAAAAAATAGTAGTAAACCCGTTTTTTTGTTTCCCTATTGCGAGTTTTTCCCAACCTCCTTCCGCGATGCTCGAATTTCGAACAGAGAGTTCTAAGTTTGTCACGGACGGCACACATTGGTTGTCCTGGAATTGGGTCCATCCAAAGACTTCTAAACAGATTGAAATTCTTGCTCCTTGGAAAACGGAGTTGGCCCCCTTCGGCGGGGGAAGCTTTTTGATGTTTCCATGGGTAAATCGCCATGCCTCTTCGGAATTAATGCTAGGCGGAAAGAGAACGGAACTTTCCGGAATTGTAAAGGATCAAAATGGATATTTAATTCACGGTTTCGTTCATTCGTTGCCGAGGAAAGCTTTGAAGGTTCGATCGGACGGAAAAGGTGCCGAATTTCGCATTCTTATACCGGAAAACTGGGAAGAAAGTCCGGCCGCCTCGATTGCGATTCGAGAAGAATACATTTTGCAAGAAGTCAATGTCGGAACCCTGCTGACCGTCCGGACTAAATTTCACAATCTTAAAGGAAATTCCTTTCGCTTCGTGTACGGATATCATCCGTACTTCCGTTTGGAAGGGGAAGAGGAGGACTGGAAAATCGATCTTCATCTAGATAAGAATTTGGAATTGGATGAACATCTGCTTCCGTACAGTCCGATCGTTTCCAACCCCGTCGAGTCCATTACGGACGGCAGAATCCTTGCGTTAGATCATCTTTTTTACGGGAAGGATCCCAGAATCATATTAGAAAATCGCAAGGAAAAATACTCGATTACGGTTCTGAGCCCACCGGGGGAGGAAGGAGACATTCCGCTAAATTATTACCAAATTTACACTCCGGACGATCGAAAATCCATTGCAATCGAACCTTGTAGCGGCCCTGGAAATGCGTTGCTCTCCGGTCAAGGATTAATCGAGCTAAAAGGCTATTCGGAACTGTCGGGAGAGTTTAGGATTATCGTCAAAGCAACGTGATTCTTGCATATATAGGCTTTCTTCTTGACATAGGAGGGGTCATTTTCAGTCTAAGTTAGAGGGAGATTCCGCATCCAAATGAGTAAACCATTAATAGTACAAAGCGACAAGACAATGCTGCTCGAGGTCGATAATCCCGAATTCGAAGTCTGTCAAACGGTCGTTTCCAAATTTGCGGAACTCGAAAAAAGCCCGGAGTATCTGCACACCTATCGGATTTCACCGCTTTCACTCTGGAACGCCGCTTCGATCAAAATGACGGCGGATGAGATCGTCCAGTGTCTAGAGCAATACTCTAGATATTCGGTTCCAAAAAACGTAATCAATGAAATTCGGGAACAGATCGGCCGTTATGGCAAGGTTAAACTGGTTAAAGAAGAAAACGGGGATCTTTGCATCATCTCCAATGAGAAAGGGTTTCTACAGGAAATCTCCAATCATAGAGCCGTTCAACCCTATATAGAGAGTACGATCGCCGACAAAATCTATATTAAAAAAGAGTTTAGAGGCCATATTAAACAGGCTTTGATTAAAATCGGTTTCCCAGTGGAGGATTTAGCCGGTTACGACGAGGGAAACAAGTACGGTTTCAACCTAAAACCGACCACAAAATCCGGAAGAAAATTCGGAATGCGCGACTATCAGCGAGCCTCCGTAGAGGTTTTTCATGCGGGTGGCGGTAACGAGGGCGGTTCGGGAGTTGTCGTGTTGCCCTGCGGCGCCGGTAAGACGATCGTAGGAATCGGAGTCATGCAAATCGTCGGGGCGGAAACGCTGATTCTAGTTACGAACACTCTCTCTATTCGCCAATGGAAGAACGAGATTTTGGATAAAACCGATATTCCCGAATCCGATATAGGCGAGTATTCGGGTGAAGTAAAGGAAATTAAACCGATCACGATCGCGACTTATAATATCCTCACTCATAGAAAGAAGAAGGGCGGCGATTTTACTCACTTTCATTTATTCAGCGCGAATAATTGGGGTTTGATCGTTTATGACGAGGTGCATTTGCTTCCCGCGCCCGTTTTCCGTATGACTTCCGAATTGCAGGCCAAACGCAGGCTTGGATTGACGGCTACTTTAGTCCGGGAAGACGGACTGGAAGAGGATGTGTTCAGCCTCATCGGTCCGAAAAAGTACGACGTTCCTTGGAAGGAACTGGAAAGCAAATCCTGGATCGCAGAAGCGAAATGTCGCGAAATACGCGTTTCCATGGATGACGATTTGAGAATGCGCTATTCCATCGCCGACGACCGTGAAAAATTCCGATTAGCCTCCGAGAATCCGGAAAAAATGAAAGCGATCGATTTGATAATGAAAAAACATTCCGAATCGCATTTGTTGGTGATCGGGCAGTACATCAATCAACTAGAAGAGATCTCGAAGGCGTTTAAGATTCCGCTGATTACGGGTAAAACTCCGCTAGGAGAACGCCAAGAATTGTATGACGCATTCCGGTCGGGGAGAATCAAGTCTCTAGTCGTAAGTAAGGTCGCGAACTTTTCCATCGACTTGCCGGATGCGAATATTGCGATTCAAGTTTCGGGAACGTTCGGATCTCGTCAAGAAGAGGCGCAACGTTTAGGTCGTATCTTAAGACCGAAAGGCGAGGACAACACTGCGGTGTTCTATTCTCTCATTTCGAGAGATACGAACGAAGAAAGATTCGGTCAGAATCGACAGCTCTTTCTTACAGAACAAGGATACGAATACGAAATTTATACGCTCGACCAATTCCGCGAAGCTCAGCAGGAAGAAAAGGTCGGAGCTTAAAACTAGGCGATATTAGGTTCCGGATAGAGACATGCTGCTTGGAATGAAAAGAGAGGAAGAAATGGATTGGAATGCGCGAAGGCTAGATGTAATCGAGCCCTCTCCGACCTTGGCTATTTCCGCTAAAGCGGCGGAATTGAAAAAAAAAGGGGAAGATATCGTAAGTTTCGGAGCTGGGGAACCCGATTTCGAGACCCCGGCTCATATACGCGAAGCCGCTAAGAAAGCCATCGATAAGGGAATGACCCGATATACCGCGGTTTCCGGCACGGTCGAACTCAAAGACGCTATTATTACGAAATTCAAGCGAGACAACGGTTTAGATTATACTAAAAACCAGATTATCGTCGGAACAGGTGGAAAGCAGGTTATCTATAATTTCTTTCTGGCCACGTTAAATGTCGGCGACGAGGTTATCATTCCCGCTCCTTACTGGGTAAGTTATGCAGATATCGTGCGTCTCGCCGAAGGAAATCCGATTATTATTCCTACTAGTAAGGAGCAAGAATTTAGAATCAGTCCTACGCAGTTAGAACAAGCGATTACTCCTAAGACCAAGGTCGTTATTTTGAATTCTCCTTCCAATCCGACCGGATCCGCGTATTCCCGAAAGGAGTTGGAAGCCCTCGGGGAAGTGATTCTTAAACACAAACTTCTCGTGCTGAGCGACGATATTTATGAAAGAATCGTGTTTGACGGGTTCGAGTTTACGAATATCGCGATGTTATCTCCCGAATTGAAAGAGTTAACCTTTGTGGCAAACGGAGTCTCGAAAGCCTATTCTATGACAGGATGGAGAATCGGATACGGAGCCGGCCCGGTTGAAATCGTTCGGAATATGGATACGATCCAGAGCCAATCCACTTCAAATCCTTCTTCCATTTCTCAAGCGGCGGCGGAAGCTGCATTGATAAGCGACCAAAGCTGCGTAGACGAAATGGCAAAGGCTTTTCAAAAACGTAGGGACTTAATTATCGGCCTCCTTCGAGCGATTCCCGGAGTGGAAGTGAATGTTCCGCAAGGAGCGTTTTACGTATTTCCGTATCTAACCAAGGTTTACGAAACTCAAGGATTCAAAAAGCTGCTATCCTCCTCCGAAGAAGAGAGCAAGAGTAAGGTTTTTTGCGCGTTGTTACTGGAAAAATACAAGGTCGCCGCAGTGCCGGGGATAGCGTTCGGAGACGATAATGCAGTAAGACTTTCTTACGCAATGGGAGAAGAGGATATTAAAAAAGGAATCTCCCGCATCGCCGAAATGGTGAGGGACTTATCCCAATAAGTAACATGCGACGATTCTTCGGAATTGTTTCAGTCCTGATCGGGCTTCTTTCCTTTCCGGTTTTAGGAGAGGCGAGGGGAGAATTCATCGTATTAGAAGTCGGAACTTCTCTGTACCTATTTCCGGATCGAAAATCAGAAATGCTACGGAAATTATCCTTCGGAGAGGTCCTAACTTCCGAAAATCTACGCGAGTTAAAATCCAAGTTTCAATTATTAACCGACAAGGACGGTTTGAAAGGTTGGGTAGAATCTAAGGCGATTTTCAAGATAGGCGATCATGGAAGCTATTCGGTGGTTACGAAGGCTATCGATCGGCTTTTATACCAAGAGTCCACGTTTTCGGAGCTTGAATCCGTATTTTCCTATCTGACTCGCGTTGAAGAGGGACCGATTTTTAAAGGCGACGAATACCTTTTCTTAAAAATCAAAAGATTGGTCGTGCTACAGAGATATCTGGAGCAACTTCAATCGCCGGAGATACGCGGGAAGGCCACCTCGAAACTGGAGGAATTACTACGGCTTTTCCCTTCGGACGTCGGGGTTCAATCTAAGGACGGAGTATGGGGAGATGCTTTGACGAATACGAAAGACGGATCCAAAGTTCGTGTTCGTCCCCAGGCTTTCTGGCGAATCGCCGAGTCGTACCCGAATACGAAACCGGGAGATTTTGCCGCATATCTTGGGGTCAAGTATACGCCCGAAGTTAAGTGCGGTAAGGATCCGATTTGCGCCTTAAACGACGAAGCTTCCCGTCGATTAAAATATCTTTCCTTGAATCCGAACGGAAACTACGCGCGGATTTTTTCCAACCAAATTGATAAGCGACTACAGCAGTTTGTGAAAGATCGGGAAACGCTATTATGCGATACCAAATTGCCGAAGGCGGAAATTCTCGGCTCGTTCAAGACCAAAATCCAAGAACTTCCGTACCGTTACGGTAAGAAATTTCATTCGAAGCTGAAAATCATTTATGAGGAATGCGGTTCCAAGTGAAACTGGCGTCTAAGTTCTATCCCCGAAAAAAGGACTCCTCGTTCGCATCCATCGATCCCATCCTGATTCTTCATGGCTTATTCGGTTCCTCCAAGAATTGGGTTACTGTAGCCGAGTATCTGACGGAGTTTTCGGACGTCTATTGCCTGGATTTGAGAAATCACGGAGATTCGCCTCATTCTACCGAACATACGCTGGAAGCGATGGCGGCCGACGTGGACGAATTTCTCACGGATCGAAACATTTTATCGGCGATCTTGCTAGGTCACTCGATGGGCGGACTGACTGCAATGACCGTTTCCCTGAGGTTTCCGGATAAAGTTTCCCGATTATTGGTCGAGGACGTCGCCCCGAGAGACTACGAATTCGCGTACGAGGCCGAACTTTCCGCTTTAATGATCGACGTTTCCGATTCCAAATCCAGACAAGAGATAGATTCGAAAATGGCGGTTTACGTTCCGGATTCTTTCATTCGAAATTTTCTACTCATGAATTTAGAAAGGAAAGAAGAGGGCGGTTATCGCTGGAAGTTAAACGTAGAGGCCCTCGCAAAATCCCGGAGGATGTTCGAATCGCAGTTTGAAGCGAGGAAATCTCGATTTTCTAAGCCCGCTTTCTTTATTTTAGGGGCGGCTTCCGGTTACTTTCGCGAAGAAGATCGAGAGCCTACTATAGGATACTTTCCTAACGCTAAATTCTATAGCATTCCGGGCGGCGATCATTATATCCATTTTACGAAAGCGAAGGAATTTAAAGAGATCATCACCGGGATTTTTCATTCTAACGAGTTTTTCTCGGTAAAATCAAACTAGCCGTTCCTGCCAGGATCCAAAATAGTATCATTCCGATAGGCACTAATACCGTGAATCCTAGGTTGTAGACGGTTCCGAGAGTTCCCGTGGTAAGAATCGCACCTAATAGTGAGAGGCTTAGTCCCAAATCACTCGCAAGTATTCTCCTTCTAAAGAAAGGAATCACTTCCACCAAAAACACGGCAACCATCGAGCCGACCGTAAACGAGGAAATTTTTAAACCCAATTCCAGCAACCCCTTGGTCTTCTCTTCCGGTAAGGAAAAGAAAAAGAAAGAACTGAGAAATAAAAGAACTCCGAATAATAAGCTACCGCTTTTCGGACCTAGAAAATTCCATCCGAAATCAACTTTTGCGGTTAAGGAAAGGGAATTGATCGAACTTGATAATGTGGACATCGTCGAGGCTAAAATTCCGGACAGGAGCAATCCGAGCAACGGAGAGGGGACTTCCTCTATTAAGAATTCCGAAAATACCTTATCTTGATGAATCGGCTTGCCGGAATAATGAAAATAGAGTAGAGTTCCGATTCCGAGAAATAAAAGCATCTGGATGAAGACTGCGATTCCCGAAACAATCATTGCTTTTTTTGCGGCGTTTAAATTTTTTGCAGCTAACGCGCGTTGTATGAACATCTGATCGGCTCCATGGGTTCCTAAACTTAGCAAGGCTCCGCCTATAACGGCCCAGGGTAGAAAGTAGGTTGCGGTCGGTTTTTGCCACTCGATGATTCTAAATTTTCCCGCCTCCCAAGCCTGTAAAAAAGAAGCCTTACTATCGGAAACTTCAGAGAAAAGGAGTCCGAAAGCGAATACGCCTCCGAAAATATAAACGAAATATTGTAGGGTATCCACCCAAACTACGGATCGAAATCCTCCCTGCATCGTATAGGCCAAGGTCACTAGGGTAATGATCACCAACGAGATTGTTCCGATCCAATAGGATGAAATTAGGTTCGGAAACCGTCTTGCCAATACTAGCTCCAATAAAAGTGCAATCGGTAGCGTCGAGGCGTACAATCGAACTCCGTCGCCTAGAATCCTTGTGGCGGAAAAAAGGGCCGACATCGTTCTCTGAGAGTTTCTTCCGAATCTCTTTCCGACCCATTCATAGACGGACATAAAACCGCCGTGATAGGTAAGGGGAAGTAGGAAGGACGCGACGATCGTCCGGCCTAAAATATAACCTAATACGACTTGCAGAAACGTGAAATTACCGGCAAATGCGATCCCTGGAACCGCTAAAAATGTGAGAGCAGAGGTTTCCGTCGCTACAATGGAAAGTGAAAGCGGAACCCAAGCAAGAGTTCTGCCCGCTAAAAAAAATTCATGAGCATCCGGATTCTTTTTTCCGGTAGTCCAACCGGAGTAAAGGACGAGAGCGAAGTATAAAAGTACGACAACGGCATCTAACCAATCAAAATGCATACGAACGCATCGTTTCTTTTCATCCGGGAATGAAAAGAAGAAAAGCAAATGACGATCGCACAGGAGAACAAACAATGGCGATTACCAGGTCGATATGAGTCTGAAATATAAGTTCCAAGTTCAGGTTCCGGGAACATCCGCAAATCTTGGTTCCGGTTTCGACCTTTTCGGTCTCGCCTTTAAAATCTATAATCGCTTTTCGTTTGAATTCGGAGTATCCGAATCTTTCCGAAGCAGTGTCAAAGGATATGAGGTCCCGCCTTTTTCCGAGGACGAAGACTTGGTATTAGCCGCATATAAAAATTATTTTTCTCTTTTCATTCCGGAAATTTCCCCGCCGCCTTATTCGGTAAAGATGGAATTGGATCTTCCGATGAAGGGCGGTCTTGGATCCAGCGCCAG from Leptospira inadai serovar Lyme str. 10 encodes:
- a CDS encoding PP2C family protein-serine/threonine phosphatase, with product MRTAYTIKQYFKGAWRIILVLNFSLLACFIVGFSYYNFLVQPPVLILAAAAFTLFLNYVAFALYLTERILPEEQEYGKIIKRFRRGDSRMQNYVFPLDFKDEHYEVLGRCLTYNPIGGDFYNFLKDKSGNYWFGIGDTSGHGYVAGLFSMMVMNQMSHLVHTCTKPEEVIHEINLHLEERTKTFPTIHRSIYATFLLMRADCDGNFLQSGIHPSSVLFRKEDHSTEILDTDGFFLSTVMNPPLNREKPSKSFRMASGDVLFSFTDGLFEQKSRMKNSFYGENLYKFLETAPKENLRKLIDTLFEEIALYGGGRIQDDMSILAIRKL
- a CDS encoding MBOAT family O-acyltransferase, with the translated sequence MLFNSLPYLALFSITFLLYWSFPQKWKKYLLLVSSLLFYFYSGLAFSIHFLTVIGVNFFFSLKLWEKKSAGLPTTQLLTWIIVLNFLNLAFFKYFYFVLDTLDLVGGGHSFSDFGKGINIPLPLAISFYTFQLIALQVDIHRDHVPERISSLDYFLFILFFPQLIAGPIMRTTDFLPKLDKPWIDFDRIKWGVFLILSGLFKKVVIADNISGIVNPIYAHPAEYNASSLYLVLFAFASQVYCDFSGYTDIARGSAFLLGYDIPENFRGPFLSPSFREFWGRWHVTLSTWLKDYLYIPLGGSRGGVWRTQLNSLLTMTLGGLWHGANFGYLFWGAYLGLLLGIERLVSPENPKTAVEPKGFHRFWRVVLTMHLFSLSGIFFRSAAMGKDSLRLTGEYFVGFGNLLSGKRIARWEELLFFILLAFLWNAVQYYPAIRDKIRSQFTWLLPVFSFVILLLMGIFGDGGGDFIYFQF
- the sppA gene encoding signal peptide peptidase SppA, encoding MTTVRVLLKISLILSTIFSFTCISLPNPRQLIPVEKTVSGRDKDKILVIPIEGIISDNSREGSFLSGEKDSVLAAVKLQLHYAMEDGNVKAVILKINSPGGTVTASDIIYREVLEFKKKKRIPVLALFMDTAASGAYYISMSSDYLMAHPTTVTGSIGVIMQGINVKEGLDKIGIKDQSIRSGENKAVGSPLEELTPEQRKLLQSVVDNLFDRFFDVVKIGRPKVKESDLKKLADGRIFTAPQAIRHGLIDSIGYFEDAVAAATRLPGYVMSPGNTNPRVVFYSYAKEKPETVYHIQGVSPENPTLLERVGFGVSKVRFLYLFAP
- a CDS encoding aldose 1-epimerase; translation: MSWNWVHPKTSKQIEILAPWKTELAPFGGGSFLMFPWVNRHASSELMLGGKRTELSGIVKDQNGYLIHGFVHSLPRKALKVRSDGKGAEFRILIPENWEESPAASIAIREEYILQEVNVGTLLTVRTKFHNLKGNSFRFVYGYHPYFRLEGEEEDWKIDLHLDKNLELDEHLLPYSPIVSNPVESITDGRILALDHLFYGKDPRIILENRKEKYSITVLSPPGEEGDIPLNYYQIYTPDDRKSIAIEPCSGPGNALLSGQGLIELKGYSELSGEFRIIVKAT
- a CDS encoding DNA repair helicase XPB, with translation MSKPLIVQSDKTMLLEVDNPEFEVCQTVVSKFAELEKSPEYLHTYRISPLSLWNAASIKMTADEIVQCLEQYSRYSVPKNVINEIREQIGRYGKVKLVKEENGDLCIISNEKGFLQEISNHRAVQPYIESTIADKIYIKKEFRGHIKQALIKIGFPVEDLAGYDEGNKYGFNLKPTTKSGRKFGMRDYQRASVEVFHAGGGNEGGSGVVVLPCGAGKTIVGIGVMQIVGAETLILVTNTLSIRQWKNEILDKTDIPESDIGEYSGEVKEIKPITIATYNILTHRKKKGGDFTHFHLFSANNWGLIVYDEVHLLPAPVFRMTSELQAKRRLGLTATLVREDGLEEDVFSLIGPKKYDVPWKELESKSWIAEAKCREIRVSMDDDLRMRYSIADDREKFRLASENPEKMKAIDLIMKKHSESHLLVIGQYINQLEEISKAFKIPLITGKTPLGERQELYDAFRSGRIKSLVVSKVANFSIDLPDANIAIQVSGTFGSRQEEAQRLGRILRPKGEDNTAVFYSLISRDTNEERFGQNRQLFLTEQGYEYEIYTLDQFREAQQEEKVGA